From one Diorhabda carinulata isolate Delta chromosome 12, icDioCari1.1, whole genome shotgun sequence genomic stretch:
- the LOC130899999 gene encoding prominin-1-A-like isoform X1: MIKCILKIFTTRYRIVEMATVEEDNFDGLMPNYTDYIDNHNYLSGSVTFSPVGMAGIYQLTTDFINSIFPENIIKEGTFVWKKDIQNTYYLELKDGLTYKDVIEDYWCFIYILAFILAIAIFLPIVGLIVCCCRCCGNCGGKARPSNKRKELGAKIILAVLLTICLGFFVFGMVGSFASNQQLRKGTNEFPENGRKVYADSQSFLYSIKDQAEHLLKNNYEEFGDAFKDFIQDSGKNIIEQLSVWANASSILRILNFAETLPELENNLENLSNVTSNLITRETDLVEGMEEIKKNLIETLNKCSEEFKQECMEVEEAISSLAINVDFNKLPDVSQALQLIGELDIENIINVAENGKEVLENAEKNINDTISDVLQQISEKIDEAGTDINNNLNTLDDIAENLTSQFHQVNETIENGYGYLYEYYPYFYYSGVTLCCVLLSATVFSLLGLVFGVFGRRPERSAGDCCTKRSGSLCLMSAAVAIFAFSFFCGPITVAMMVSGVAADRVVCYPLRDPEHSTLLHLLDDYPGKILGDDLNYTVGEGLLKCYDNRSIYSVLNLESKFDVSQLDSKFDVTNSLEDIREQIGNRWSTFFPEDFEILNETSQGVLEELTKIDPDVDVDSFRTELSKSVVNMDLKSVVTSLELLVNGMSSQDPQVADGLGKIIEDIKTYEETILEPTIAEARQALELAIIVDGQIKMNSSSMSAAITQFIQDVEFAQNQLKNSDISIEGINKYIDKVEEIIRGYLRRVNTVLTEELGQCGPLNVAIHAMLIAVCDKITLPWNSFWMSMMICLVASVPMIIFSIWLSSLYKRYKPREQNNERSRLRNSIGKRYNDYYPEQGNDDTIPIGMSNYYGEVFKKNKNVDYYQGASAPKALDDSNYRYNDMSQRLNQYPQQSTRF; encoded by the exons ATGATAAA gtgtattttgaaaatatttacgacCAGGTATAGAATAGTAGAAATGGCGACCGTCGAGGAAGATAATTTTGATGGTTTAATGCCTAATTATACTGATTATATCGATAATCACAATTATTTGTCGGGGAGTGTCACTTTTAGTCCCGTGGGAATGGCGGGAATTTATCAATTAACTACAGACTTTATAAACAGTATATTTCCAGAAAATATAATCAAAGAAG GAACTTTTGTTTGGAAAAAGGATATCCAAAACACATATTATCTTGAACTTAAAGATGGGTTAACTTACAAAGATGTTATAGAAGATTATTggtgttttatatatatactggCGTTTATATTAGCTATAGCTATATTTCTACCTATAGTCGGTCTAATTGTATGTTGTTGTCGCTGTTGTGGAAATTGCGGTGGCAAAGCCAGACCGAGTAACAAAAGAAAAGAACTTGGAGCGAAGATTATCCTTGCAGTTTTATTAACTATATGTTTAGGATTCTTCGt attCGGAATGGTGGGTTCTTTTGCGAGTAATCAACAATTACGAAAAGGTACCAATGAATTTCCTGAAAACGGAAGAAAAGTTTATGCGGATTCACAATCTTTCCTCTATAGCATAAAAGATCAAGCAGAACAtcttcttaaaaataattacgaAGAATTTGGTGATGCATTCAAAGATTTCATACAAG attctggaaaaaatattatagaacaGTTATCGGTATGGGCAAACGCAAGTTCTATATTGAGGATACTTAATTTCGCCGAAACTTTACcagaattagaaaataatttggaaaatttgagtAACGTTACATCGAATTTGATAACGAGAGAGACTGATTTGGTAGAAG GAATGGaggagattaaaaaaaatttaatagaaacgTTAAACAAATGTTCCGAAGAATTTAAACAGGAATGTATGGAAGTAGAAGAAGCTATCAGTAGTTTGGCGATCAATGTCGATTTTAACAAA TTACCGGATGTTTCACAAGCACTACAATTAATCGGAGAGTTAGATATAGAGAATATCATAAACGTCGCTGAGAACGGGAAGGAAGTGTTGGAAAATGcggaaaaaaatatcaatgacACAATATCTGATGTTCTACAGCAGATATCCGAAAAAATTGACGAAGCAG GTACCGATATAAACAACAACTTGAATACTTTGGACGATATCGCAGAAAATTTAACCTCGCAATTTCACCAAGTAAACGAAACAATCGAAAATGGTTACGGTTATCTGTACGAGTACTACCCGTACTTTTATTACTCTGGAGTCACGTTGTGTTGCGTTTTACTTTCGGCGACAGTTTTCTCGTTGCTCGGTCTGGTGTTCGGGGTATTCGGAAGGAGACCCGAGCGATCCGCCGGCGATTGCTGCACGAAACGAAGCGGAAGTTTATGTTTGATGAG CGCAGCCGTCGCAATATTCGCGTTCTCGTTTTTTTGCGGTCCGATCACCGTCGCGATGATGGTATCGGGCGTCGCCGCCGACAGGGTAGTTTGCTACCCCCTCCGCGATCCGGAACATTCGACGCTCCTACACCTACTAGACGATTATCCGGGGAAAATTCTCGGCGACGATCTGAATTATACGGTCGGCGAGGGGCTGTTGAAATGTTACGATAACCGAAGCATCTACAGCGTGTTGAATTTGGAAAGTAAATTCGATGTATCGCAGCTGGATTCGAAGTTCGACGTAACGAATTCGTTGGAAGATATCAGAGAGCAAATTGGGAATCGATGGTCGACGTTTTTTCCCGAggatttcgaaattttgaacgAAACTTCCCAAGGGGTTTTGGAGGAACTAACGAAAATCGATCCCGATGTCGACGTCGATAGTTTTCGAACCGAG TTGAGTAAGAGCGTGGTTAACATGGATTTGAAAAGTGTCGTGACGTCTTTGGAGCTCTTGGTCAACGGAATGTCTTCGCAAGACCCCCAAGTGGCAGATGGTCTCGGAAAAATCATCGAAGATATCAAAACTTACGAGGAAACAATTTTAGAACCGACGATAGCTGAAGCGCGACAAGCACTC gAACTGGCCATTATCGTAGACGGTCAGATCAAAATGAATTCTTCCAGTATGTCTGCGGCTATAACACAATTCATTCAGGACGTTGAATTCGCccaaaatcaattgaaaaactcCGATATAAGTATAGAG ggaataaataaatatattgataaagtaGAAGAAATAATTCGGGGTTATTTGAGAAGGGTGAATACTGTACTTACTGAGGAGCTAGGTCAGTGTGGTCCTCTAAACGTTGCGATCCATGCAATGTTGATTGCGGTTTGTGATAAAATAACGTTACCATGG AATAGCTTCTGGATGTCGATGATGATATGTTTAGTAGCTTCCGTACCTATGATCATTTTCTCGATATGGTTATCATCATTATATAAAAGGTACAAACCCCGTGAACAAAATAACGAAAG atccCGTTTACGAAACAGTATTGGTAAAAGATATAATGATTATTATCCTGAGCAAGGTAATGATGATACGATACCCAT aggTATGAGTAACTATTATGGAgaggtttttaaaaaaaacaaaaacgtgGATTACTACCAAGGAGCTAGTGCTCCTAAGGCTCTCGATGATAGTAACTATAGATATAATGACATGTCTCAAAG ATTGAATCAATATCCACAACAATCAACGCGTTTCTAA
- the LOC130899999 gene encoding prominin-like protein isoform X2, translating into MVGSFASNQQLRKGTNEFPENGRKVYADSQSFLYSIKDQAEHLLKNNYEEFGDAFKDFIQDSGKNIIEQLSVWANASSILRILNFAETLPELENNLENLSNVTSNLITRETDLVEGMEEIKKNLIETLNKCSEEFKQECMEVEEAISSLAINVDFNKLPDVSQALQLIGELDIENIINVAENGKEVLENAEKNINDTISDVLQQISEKIDEAGTDINNNLNTLDDIAENLTSQFHQVNETIENGYGYLYEYYPYFYYSGVTLCCVLLSATVFSLLGLVFGVFGRRPERSAGDCCTKRSGSLCLMSAAVAIFAFSFFCGPITVAMMVSGVAADRVVCYPLRDPEHSTLLHLLDDYPGKILGDDLNYTVGEGLLKCYDNRSIYSVLNLESKFDVSQLDSKFDVTNSLEDIREQIGNRWSTFFPEDFEILNETSQGVLEELTKIDPDVDVDSFRTELSKSVVNMDLKSVVTSLELLVNGMSSQDPQVADGLGKIIEDIKTYEETILEPTIAEARQALELAIIVDGQIKMNSSSMSAAITQFIQDVEFAQNQLKNSDISIEGINKYIDKVEEIIRGYLRRVNTVLTEELGQCGPLNVAIHAMLIAVCDKITLPWNSFWMSMMICLVASVPMIIFSIWLSSLYKRYKPREQNNERSRLRNSIGKRYNDYYPEQGNDDTIPIGMSNYYGEVFKKNKNVDYYQGASAPKALDDSNYRYNDMSQRLNQYPQQSTRF; encoded by the exons ATGGTGGGTTCTTTTGCGAGTAATCAACAATTACGAAAAGGTACCAATGAATTTCCTGAAAACGGAAGAAAAGTTTATGCGGATTCACAATCTTTCCTCTATAGCATAAAAGATCAAGCAGAACAtcttcttaaaaataattacgaAGAATTTGGTGATGCATTCAAAGATTTCATACAAG attctggaaaaaatattatagaacaGTTATCGGTATGGGCAAACGCAAGTTCTATATTGAGGATACTTAATTTCGCCGAAACTTTACcagaattagaaaataatttggaaaatttgagtAACGTTACATCGAATTTGATAACGAGAGAGACTGATTTGGTAGAAG GAATGGaggagattaaaaaaaatttaatagaaacgTTAAACAAATGTTCCGAAGAATTTAAACAGGAATGTATGGAAGTAGAAGAAGCTATCAGTAGTTTGGCGATCAATGTCGATTTTAACAAA TTACCGGATGTTTCACAAGCACTACAATTAATCGGAGAGTTAGATATAGAGAATATCATAAACGTCGCTGAGAACGGGAAGGAAGTGTTGGAAAATGcggaaaaaaatatcaatgacACAATATCTGATGTTCTACAGCAGATATCCGAAAAAATTGACGAAGCAG GTACCGATATAAACAACAACTTGAATACTTTGGACGATATCGCAGAAAATTTAACCTCGCAATTTCACCAAGTAAACGAAACAATCGAAAATGGTTACGGTTATCTGTACGAGTACTACCCGTACTTTTATTACTCTGGAGTCACGTTGTGTTGCGTTTTACTTTCGGCGACAGTTTTCTCGTTGCTCGGTCTGGTGTTCGGGGTATTCGGAAGGAGACCCGAGCGATCCGCCGGCGATTGCTGCACGAAACGAAGCGGAAGTTTATGTTTGATGAG CGCAGCCGTCGCAATATTCGCGTTCTCGTTTTTTTGCGGTCCGATCACCGTCGCGATGATGGTATCGGGCGTCGCCGCCGACAGGGTAGTTTGCTACCCCCTCCGCGATCCGGAACATTCGACGCTCCTACACCTACTAGACGATTATCCGGGGAAAATTCTCGGCGACGATCTGAATTATACGGTCGGCGAGGGGCTGTTGAAATGTTACGATAACCGAAGCATCTACAGCGTGTTGAATTTGGAAAGTAAATTCGATGTATCGCAGCTGGATTCGAAGTTCGACGTAACGAATTCGTTGGAAGATATCAGAGAGCAAATTGGGAATCGATGGTCGACGTTTTTTCCCGAggatttcgaaattttgaacgAAACTTCCCAAGGGGTTTTGGAGGAACTAACGAAAATCGATCCCGATGTCGACGTCGATAGTTTTCGAACCGAG TTGAGTAAGAGCGTGGTTAACATGGATTTGAAAAGTGTCGTGACGTCTTTGGAGCTCTTGGTCAACGGAATGTCTTCGCAAGACCCCCAAGTGGCAGATGGTCTCGGAAAAATCATCGAAGATATCAAAACTTACGAGGAAACAATTTTAGAACCGACGATAGCTGAAGCGCGACAAGCACTC gAACTGGCCATTATCGTAGACGGTCAGATCAAAATGAATTCTTCCAGTATGTCTGCGGCTATAACACAATTCATTCAGGACGTTGAATTCGCccaaaatcaattgaaaaactcCGATATAAGTATAGAG ggaataaataaatatattgataaagtaGAAGAAATAATTCGGGGTTATTTGAGAAGGGTGAATACTGTACTTACTGAGGAGCTAGGTCAGTGTGGTCCTCTAAACGTTGCGATCCATGCAATGTTGATTGCGGTTTGTGATAAAATAACGTTACCATGG AATAGCTTCTGGATGTCGATGATGATATGTTTAGTAGCTTCCGTACCTATGATCATTTTCTCGATATGGTTATCATCATTATATAAAAGGTACAAACCCCGTGAACAAAATAACGAAAG atccCGTTTACGAAACAGTATTGGTAAAAGATATAATGATTATTATCCTGAGCAAGGTAATGATGATACGATACCCAT aggTATGAGTAACTATTATGGAgaggtttttaaaaaaaacaaaaacgtgGATTACTACCAAGGAGCTAGTGCTCCTAAGGCTCTCGATGATAGTAACTATAGATATAATGACATGTCTCAAAG ATTGAATCAATATCCACAACAATCAACGCGTTTCTAA